One window of the Corticium candelabrum chromosome 7, ooCorCand1.1, whole genome shotgun sequence genome contains the following:
- the LOC134182092 gene encoding pleckstrin homology domain-containing family G member 5-like isoform X1, which translates to MRGSVASLFRRRHSSPAVPGLMVNERVAVGGCGRSLSGSSLDETDEEDEGLEVFEDEEEEIEQVHHCQHDGCRRNNSIAMVCHNLDCQISNNNKPLHLCGFCDKEVHQGEKSLHCRFEVEAPKKTEERMSGEFSDLDSDLCTPDLSNNANLVIHPANSLTGSRMAATRQKKKQRRHNTDEPGKEWFALKISEDSAPEVIPSLKGKTLREVLQPAFARHQIAFSDVQVYIRSSQSPLSYESDTYCLGGQHLYLEFASTDIEKKVRRSRSKSVWSRMRSFSMKSKGDHHHKVNERLFKDVHRWEARKSKTMMEIDDQIRRSNSVPNGPRSATNRKDMRQYLGHSSSQEESTSQQAVNGDIVDGTAIEFKGMMSRNRSSKVHALLGSAFTNTAQRTLEEQLQFFSVYGLPVVDGVKKGNEEETLQLKPWKDLVSGSDKISKRERNQQEAIWELICTELSYYQRVKAFYEVFYATLVELQKEKFLKNVNLDHLFANVRDVYELCSSFWDNSLYPLYKQCQQNKFRLHPFQIIDVFDMFEDRFYPYEEFCVRERECTAYLTTLKNESPDFKLYLEWCEKRPECNRMHLIDFIKQPRNRLAQYPLLLKRMEQQTDDDETTDRLTRLIDRMEGFLNQVNSALAHLEQVEMLHDIMSKLDGYSGIEIPAEYEKYVSDVLTLNLLSRMPDVPDDRLRQLFHEGDLRLKDSSTRDVRGYVFTDMLLLTTRSRKGGKVKIVRQPFRVDRIRCERLRDSGSFLLVYLSEYFLPIAFVHLQTLNGEQSKVWSNAIEAAKNAYLHAQQGEEVAPPNALFFRPHLSASSFSSGLSMPRDLSRPSTPSPFSSPGGSPPPRRTTTLPAISRTSNNRMVPANLFFSIPKNSPSLPSLRVSSPSHTVNQVDGTKQRRSFPETTSKACLNPQTRTQSVSESNLDQLIDMLPATPCDDDDDDDTTNHSQKCVIGSSKSADNLDTISKSSSFRWRSQTISYTPSPPVTRRRASASVSFDTRSCYSLDNLVCNQLETLQEEERKREVQSLSPMSHRKFMWHNQEITLNTSHV; encoded by the exons ATGAGGGGCAGTGTCGCTTCTCTCTTTAGACGTCGCCATTCGTCTCCTGCGGTTCCTGGTTTGATGGTAAACGAGCGTGTAGCTGTGGGTGGATGCGGCCGAAGCCTTTCCGGGTCGTCGCTGGATGAGACAG ATGAAGAGGATGAAGGATTAGAAG TTTTTGAAGATGAGGAAGAAGAAATCGAACAAG tacATCATTGTCAACATGATGGTTGTCGCAGAAACAACTCTATTGCAATG GTTTGTCATAATCTGGATTGCCaaatcagcaacaacaacaaaccctTACATCTATGTGGCTTCTGTGACAAGGAAGTCCATCAAGGAGAGAAAAGCCTTCACTGCAGATTCGAGGTGGAAGCTCCTAAAAAGACAG AGGAGAGAATGAGTGGGGAGTTCTCTGATCTGGACTCTGATCTTTGTACTCCTGACTTGAGCAATAATGCTAATCTAGTCATACATCCTGCAAACTCACTGACTGGTTCACGAATGGCTGCTACCAGACaaaagaagaaacagagacgACACAACACTGAT GAGCCTGGGAAGGAATGGTTTGCTCTAAAAATATCAGAAGACAGTGCACCAGAAGTGATTCCGAGTTTGAAAGGGAAAACGCTAAG GGAGGTGTTGCAGCCTGCGTTTGCAAGACATCAGATAGCATTCTCGGATGTACAAGTTTACATTCGGAGTTCCCAGTCGCCACTCAGTTACGAAAGCGACACATACTGTCTGGGTGGACAGCATCTTTACCTAGAGTTTGCGA GCACTGATATTGAAAAGAAGGTACGTAGAAGTAGAAGTAAGAGTGTGTGGTCACGAATGAGGTCATTCTCAATGAAGAGCAAAGGTGACCATCACCACAAGGTCAATGAG CGACTCTTCAAGGACGTTCACCGCTGGGAAGCGCGGAAATCGAAGACGATGATGGAGATAGACGACCAAATCAGACGCAGCAACAGCGTTCCGAACGGCCCACGCTCT GCCACAAACAGGAAGGATATGAGACAATACCTTGGTCATAGTTCATCTCAAGAGGAGTCAACCAGCCAACAGGCAGTGAATGGGGACATTGTGGATGGTACCGCGATCGAATTCAAAGGGATGATGTCAAGAAATCGGAGCAGCAAAGTGCATGCTCTACTCGGATCGGCGTTTACTAATACG GCTCAACGGACACTCGAAGAGCAGCTGCAGTTTTTCTCTGTGTATGGATTGCCGGTTGTTGATGGAGTAAAGAAAGGCAATGAGGAGGAGACGTTGCAG TTGAAACCTTGGAAAGATCTTGTAAGCGGATCCGACAAAATCAGCAAACGAGAGAGAAACCAGCAGGAAGCAATATGGGAGTTGATCTGCACAGAGTTGTCGTACTACCAACGAGTCAAAGCTTTTTATGAAGTATTCTATGCAACACTCGTTGAACTACAGAAAGAAAAATTTCTGAAAAAT GTCAATCTTGATCATCTATTTGCAAATGTCAGAGATGTCTACGAATTGTGTAGCTCATTCTGGGACAACAGCCTTTATCCTTTGTACAAACAG TGTCAACAGAACAAGTTCAGACTTCACCCATTCCAGATTATAGATGTTTTtgatatg TTTGAGGATCGATTTTATCCATACGAAGAATTCTGTGTACGAGAGAGAGAATGCACTGCTTATCTTACAACACTGAAGAATGAGTCTCCAGACTTCAAATTGTATCTTGAA TGGTGTGAAAAGCGCCCTGAATGCAACAGGATGCATCTAATCGACTTCATcaaacaaccaagaaacagacTAGCTCAATATCCCCTCCTATTGAAAAGAATGGAGCAACAGACGGACGACGAtgagacgacagacagactaactcGACTT ATTGATCGTATGGAGGGTTTTCTCAATCAAGTGAATTCGGCGTTGGCTCATCTGGAGCAGGTGGAAATGCTGCACGACATCATGAGCAAGCTGGATGGATACTCTGGCATTGAGATTCCGGCCGAATATGAGAAG TATGTCTCAGATGTGTTGACATTAAATCTTCTGTCTCGTATGCCGGACGTTCCCGACGATCGCTTGAGACAACTTTTTCATGAGGGAGACTTACGACTGAAAGACAGCTCAACGAGG GATGTCCGTGGGTATGTGTTCACTgacatgttgttgttgacGACGAGATCAAGAAAGGGAGGCAAAGTGAAGATTGTTCGTCAG CCATTTCGAGTTGATAGAATTCGATGTGAGAGACTAAGAGATTCCG GATCATTTCTTCTTGTCTATTTGAGTGAGTATTTCTTGCCCATTGCTTTTGTTCACCTCCAAACTCTGAATGGAGAGCAATCTAAAGTGTGGAGCAACGCAATTGAAGCTGCCAag AATGCATATTTGCATGCTCAGCAGGGTGAAGAAGTCGCTCCTCCTAATGCTCTTTTTTTTCGTCCGCATCTCTCTGCATCATCCTTCAGCTCTGGTCTCTCTATGCCACGAGACCTCAGCCGACCTTCGACTCCATCACCGTTTTCATCTCCAGGAGGCTCTCCTCCTCCCAGAAGAACGACAACACTCCCAGCAATATCTCGTACTTCAAACAACAGAATGGTGCCTGCAAATCTTTTCTTTTCGATTCCGAAGAACTCGCCGTCATTACCATCTCTTCGTGTATCGAGCCCATCTCACACAGTCAATCAAGTAGATGGCACCAAGCAGCGTCGCTCGTTTCCAGAAACGACATCAAAAGCTTGCTTGAATCCACAAACACGAACTCAGAGCGTTTCCGAATCGAATCTCGATCAGTTGATAGACATGCTGCCCGCCACACcatgtgatgatgatgatgatgatgatacgACGAATCACAGCCAGAAATGTGTGATTGGAAGCAGCAAGAGTGCGGACAACTTAGACACCATTTCGAAATCGTCTAGTTTTCGCTGGCGGTCACAGACGATTAGCTACACACCTTCACCTCCAGTGACAAGAAGACGGGCGTCTGCCTCAGTGTCGTTCGACACGAGGTCTTGCTACAGTTTGGACAATCTGGTCTGCAATCAATTGGAGACACTAcaggaagaagaaagaaagcgAGAGGTCCAGAGTCTGTCGCCGATGTCACACCGAAAGTTTATGTGGCACAATCAAGAGATCACACTCAATACATC aCATGTGTGA
- the LOC134182092 gene encoding pleckstrin homology domain-containing family G member 5-like isoform X2, translating to MLMDLSPLCSQCETHRVQQSFTRWTISACTCSSFEPGKEWFALKISEDSAPEVIPSLKGKTLREVLQPAFARHQIAFSDVQVYIRSSQSPLSYESDTYCLGGQHLYLEFASTDIEKKVRRSRSKSVWSRMRSFSMKSKGDHHHKVNERLFKDVHRWEARKSKTMMEIDDQIRRSNSVPNGPRSATNRKDMRQYLGHSSSQEESTSQQAVNGDIVDGTAIEFKGMMSRNRSSKVHALLGSAFTNTAQRTLEEQLQFFSVYGLPVVDGVKKGNEEETLQLKPWKDLVSGSDKISKRERNQQEAIWELICTELSYYQRVKAFYEVFYATLVELQKEKFLKNVNLDHLFANVRDVYELCSSFWDNSLYPLYKQCQQNKFRLHPFQIIDVFDMFEDRFYPYEEFCVRERECTAYLTTLKNESPDFKLYLEWCEKRPECNRMHLIDFIKQPRNRLAQYPLLLKRMEQQTDDDETTDRLTRLIDRMEGFLNQVNSALAHLEQVEMLHDIMSKLDGYSGIEIPAEYEKYVSDVLTLNLLSRMPDVPDDRLRQLFHEGDLRLKDSSTRDVRGYVFTDMLLLTTRSRKGGKVKIVRQPFRVDRIRCERLRDSGSFLLVYLSEYFLPIAFVHLQTLNGEQSKVWSNAIEAAKNAYLHAQQGEEVAPPNALFFRPHLSASSFSSGLSMPRDLSRPSTPSPFSSPGGSPPPRRTTTLPAISRTSNNRMVPANLFFSIPKNSPSLPSLRVSSPSHTVNQVDGTKQRRSFPETTSKACLNPQTRTQSVSESNLDQLIDMLPATPCDDDDDDDTTNHSQKCVIGSSKSADNLDTISKSSSFRWRSQTISYTPSPPVTRRRASASVSFDTRSCYSLDNLVCNQLETLQEEERKREVQSLSPMSHRKFMWHNQEITLNTSHV from the exons ATGCTCATGGACTTATCTCCCCTATGTTCTCAGTGTGAAACTCATAGAGTTCAACAATCCTTCACAAGATGGACGATCTCCGCCTGCACTTGTTCTTCCTTT GAGCCTGGGAAGGAATGGTTTGCTCTAAAAATATCAGAAGACAGTGCACCAGAAGTGATTCCGAGTTTGAAAGGGAAAACGCTAAG GGAGGTGTTGCAGCCTGCGTTTGCAAGACATCAGATAGCATTCTCGGATGTACAAGTTTACATTCGGAGTTCCCAGTCGCCACTCAGTTACGAAAGCGACACATACTGTCTGGGTGGACAGCATCTTTACCTAGAGTTTGCGA GCACTGATATTGAAAAGAAGGTACGTAGAAGTAGAAGTAAGAGTGTGTGGTCACGAATGAGGTCATTCTCAATGAAGAGCAAAGGTGACCATCACCACAAGGTCAATGAG CGACTCTTCAAGGACGTTCACCGCTGGGAAGCGCGGAAATCGAAGACGATGATGGAGATAGACGACCAAATCAGACGCAGCAACAGCGTTCCGAACGGCCCACGCTCT GCCACAAACAGGAAGGATATGAGACAATACCTTGGTCATAGTTCATCTCAAGAGGAGTCAACCAGCCAACAGGCAGTGAATGGGGACATTGTGGATGGTACCGCGATCGAATTCAAAGGGATGATGTCAAGAAATCGGAGCAGCAAAGTGCATGCTCTACTCGGATCGGCGTTTACTAATACG GCTCAACGGACACTCGAAGAGCAGCTGCAGTTTTTCTCTGTGTATGGATTGCCGGTTGTTGATGGAGTAAAGAAAGGCAATGAGGAGGAGACGTTGCAG TTGAAACCTTGGAAAGATCTTGTAAGCGGATCCGACAAAATCAGCAAACGAGAGAGAAACCAGCAGGAAGCAATATGGGAGTTGATCTGCACAGAGTTGTCGTACTACCAACGAGTCAAAGCTTTTTATGAAGTATTCTATGCAACACTCGTTGAACTACAGAAAGAAAAATTTCTGAAAAAT GTCAATCTTGATCATCTATTTGCAAATGTCAGAGATGTCTACGAATTGTGTAGCTCATTCTGGGACAACAGCCTTTATCCTTTGTACAAACAG TGTCAACAGAACAAGTTCAGACTTCACCCATTCCAGATTATAGATGTTTTtgatatg TTTGAGGATCGATTTTATCCATACGAAGAATTCTGTGTACGAGAGAGAGAATGCACTGCTTATCTTACAACACTGAAGAATGAGTCTCCAGACTTCAAATTGTATCTTGAA TGGTGTGAAAAGCGCCCTGAATGCAACAGGATGCATCTAATCGACTTCATcaaacaaccaagaaacagacTAGCTCAATATCCCCTCCTATTGAAAAGAATGGAGCAACAGACGGACGACGAtgagacgacagacagactaactcGACTT ATTGATCGTATGGAGGGTTTTCTCAATCAAGTGAATTCGGCGTTGGCTCATCTGGAGCAGGTGGAAATGCTGCACGACATCATGAGCAAGCTGGATGGATACTCTGGCATTGAGATTCCGGCCGAATATGAGAAG TATGTCTCAGATGTGTTGACATTAAATCTTCTGTCTCGTATGCCGGACGTTCCCGACGATCGCTTGAGACAACTTTTTCATGAGGGAGACTTACGACTGAAAGACAGCTCAACGAGG GATGTCCGTGGGTATGTGTTCACTgacatgttgttgttgacGACGAGATCAAGAAAGGGAGGCAAAGTGAAGATTGTTCGTCAG CCATTTCGAGTTGATAGAATTCGATGTGAGAGACTAAGAGATTCCG GATCATTTCTTCTTGTCTATTTGAGTGAGTATTTCTTGCCCATTGCTTTTGTTCACCTCCAAACTCTGAATGGAGAGCAATCTAAAGTGTGGAGCAACGCAATTGAAGCTGCCAag AATGCATATTTGCATGCTCAGCAGGGTGAAGAAGTCGCTCCTCCTAATGCTCTTTTTTTTCGTCCGCATCTCTCTGCATCATCCTTCAGCTCTGGTCTCTCTATGCCACGAGACCTCAGCCGACCTTCGACTCCATCACCGTTTTCATCTCCAGGAGGCTCTCCTCCTCCCAGAAGAACGACAACACTCCCAGCAATATCTCGTACTTCAAACAACAGAATGGTGCCTGCAAATCTTTTCTTTTCGATTCCGAAGAACTCGCCGTCATTACCATCTCTTCGTGTATCGAGCCCATCTCACACAGTCAATCAAGTAGATGGCACCAAGCAGCGTCGCTCGTTTCCAGAAACGACATCAAAAGCTTGCTTGAATCCACAAACACGAACTCAGAGCGTTTCCGAATCGAATCTCGATCAGTTGATAGACATGCTGCCCGCCACACcatgtgatgatgatgatgatgatgatacgACGAATCACAGCCAGAAATGTGTGATTGGAAGCAGCAAGAGTGCGGACAACTTAGACACCATTTCGAAATCGTCTAGTTTTCGCTGGCGGTCACAGACGATTAGCTACACACCTTCACCTCCAGTGACAAGAAGACGGGCGTCTGCCTCAGTGTCGTTCGACACGAGGTCTTGCTACAGTTTGGACAATCTGGTCTGCAATCAATTGGAGACACTAcaggaagaagaaagaaagcgAGAGGTCCAGAGTCTGTCGCCGATGTCACACCGAAAGTTTATGTGGCACAATCAAGAGATCACACTCAATACATC aCATGTGTGA
- the LOC134182326 gene encoding uncharacterized protein LOC134182326, whose translation MAGRGRIFDVGSPTECNLVRTLTGDRSTPLLWAPSGLAREETPVRTDVVMTRFCEPSAAVAIFCNSEQQIQRTPGPKEAEGRRSSLTLHTDSSCSSADRSRSSTPVATSITATTSVHQWGKTETLLLLSLYVVHKEELTDKKTKKRCVWKKIAEELTRKGYCVTSLQCENRWKTLKALFRRTIDHNKKTGRDPRTCDFFEELKGILGDRPEVEPVRVASSYSYADETANNSSYDACYHDDTEQLFDDKADAEDTGNPPAAKKQAREKGQNSATNSTRKAGTKRDIVQLIEHIEQQRYEQEKEKLKVLKEMQTERMTVMKSLVDTLKVIADRH comes from the exons ATGGCGGGAAGAGGACGGATTTTCGATGTAGGATCTCCAACAGAGTGCAATCTTGTCAGAACGCTTACAGGAGATCGTTCCACTCCTTTGCTGTGGGCACCAAGTGGATTGGCTAGGGAGGAGACCCCTGTTCGTACGGATGTCGTCATGACACGCTTTTGTGAACCGTCTGCAGCTGTAGCTATCTTTTGTAACAGCGAACAACAAATTCAGAGGACTCCGGGACCTAAAGAGGCTGAGGGGAGACGTTCCAGTCTAACCCTACATACTGATTCGTCTTGTTCGTCTGCTGATAGAAGCAGATCATCCACACCTGTAGCTACCAGCATTACAGCTACTACTAGTGTCCATCAGTGGGGTAAAACGGAAACCTTGCTTCTTCTCAGTCTCTACGTGGTCCACAAAGAAgaattgacagacaagaagacgaagaaACGGTGTGTGTGGAAGAAGATTGCAGAAGAACTGACAAGGAAGGGATATTGCGTAACTAGTTTGCAGTGTGAGAATCGGTGGAAAACGCTGAAGGCATTGTTCCGCCGCACAATAGAtcacaacaagaaaacag GGCGGGACCCACGTACTTGTGATTTCTTTGAAGAACTTAAAGGCATTCTTGGAGATAGGCCTGAAGTAGAACCTGTGAGAGTAGCCAGCAGCTACAGCTATGCTGATGAAACTGCCAACAACAGCAGTTATGATGCCTGCTACCACGATGATACTGAACAATTATTCGATGATAAAGCAGATGCTGAAGACACAGGAAATCCACCAGCAGCCAAAAAGCAGGCAAGGGAGAAAGGACAAAACTCTGCCACTAACTCTACCAGAAAAGCTGGTACCAAGAGGGACATAGTTCAGCTCATTGAACACATCGAACAGCAGAGATATGAGCAGGAAAAGGAAAAACTGAAGGTCCTCAAAGAAATGCAAACAGAGAGGATGACTGTAATGAAAAGTCTGGTGGACACTCTCAAAGTTattgcagacagacattga